The genomic stretch AAGCACTAAGTACACAGGGAGTAGCACAATCACACAGAGCCCAGTTCATCATCGTCAACACGGTACGGATCTACGCCTTGGCAGCCTTCTTGGGGGACTTGGCAGCCTTCTTGGGCGACTTGGCGGCGGCCTTCTCAGCCTTCTCGACGGACTTCTTGGGGAGAAGCACCGGGTTGATGTTGGgcagcacgccgccgtgggcgatGGTGACGCCGCCGAGCAGCCTCCCGAGCTCCTGGTCGTTGCGGATGGCGAGCAGCAGGTGCCTCGGGACTAtccgggacttcttgttgtccctCGCGGCGTTGCCGGCCAGCTCCAGGACCTGCGGCAGAAAGAAAAGTCAGCTTGGTTGTTTGAAAGGGGTGAAGCAGATGGGAAGAGAGGGAGAAGGGTGGGGCGTGCCTCGGCTGCGAGGTACTCGAGGACGGCGGCGAGGTAGACGGGGGCGCCGGTGCCGACGCGCTTGGCGTAGCGGCCCTTCTTGAGGTACCGCCCGATgcggccgacggggaactggagcccGGCCTTGACGGAGCGGGTCACCGACTTCTTCCTCGGCCCGCCCAGCTTCTTCGCCGCGAACTTCTTCCCCTTGCTGGCGTCCATCTTGCTTGGCTCCGGCGAGAGAGGATTTGGGTGCAGTGGGAtgcgagaggaggaggatgcgATTTGTGTTTGAGTGAGTTTGGAGCTGTCACGTCCGGCTTTTATAGCTGTGTTGGCTGCGGGGGCGATCCGCGTGACCTGGGGTGTGCGCCGTCGGATGGGAGCGGAGGTGGACGGTGGATGCTGCCTTGGGTGCATCGATCCGTGGGAGGGTGTGCACTGGCCAATCACGAGCGCGGGATTGGGCAAGAGAAGGAGCGTGACAGGTCATTGTGTGGCACGCACTCTCTTGATGATGATGGTGGGTCTCACGTGGAAATGGACGCCCTCTGTGCTTGATTGTGAACAACACCTCAAAAGTATATGgggagagacttgtataggatctcccCATTAGGTAAGATCATAGGATCAACTTAGAGAAATCATACTTTGCCtatgcgaaaaaatctgaaaataattagcAACATAcatataggttgtatctacaactccaa from Lolium rigidum isolate FL_2022 chromosome 4, APGP_CSIRO_Lrig_0.1, whole genome shotgun sequence encodes the following:
- the LOC124708124 gene encoding histone H2A.2.2; this translates as MDASKGKKFAAKKLGGPRKKSVTRSVKAGLQFPVGRIGRYLKKGRYAKRVGTGAPVYLAAVLEYLAAEVLELAGNAARDNKKSRIVPRHLLLAIRNDQELGRLLGGVTIAHGGVLPNINPVLLPKKSVEKAEKAAAKSPKKAAKSPKKAAKA